acggggGGGCCGGCCACCCTCCCTAATCATATAAGAGGGGCGGGCCAAGTCAGCCCCGTAACTTTACTCAGTCTGACCTGTCCTGTCATTCTTTGACGTGCAAGGTAATGACCATGCAGGTTTCCGACAATAATGGTAGCCTAGGATCCCCTAATGTTGTATTCCAAGAACTATTTACTTCCTACTGTTACCCCTGGAAAGTGGGGGCCAAAaacaggccattgtgagaagaaCATCAACgctccattttcatttttgcatccctGCAACGCTTGTTTTCTTCCAGACTCGTTCAATAAGGGGGGGGAGGGCTGTGGTGAAACTTGGTCCGCCCAATGAAGAACCCTACACACACCTGCGAGTGCCACctttcacaaataattattacATGAACTGGACTCAACATTGAAAGGagctttatttttcttgaaactACTTGCACACTCGAGCCGCTGCCTGCTGAAACAGTGCAAGACTTACTGCGTACAATATCACACTTGCAGTCCTGTTGACGGTTTATACTGTAGGAAAAAATGTCACCTTTTTAAAGTGAATAGCTTTCCTTGTGAATAACTTTCTCATCTCTTTCCATTGTGGTTGGAGGTTGTTCGTTGTCAGACTATCACTGCCGTCACAAAGGTGCTGATGCCAAAGAAACACGCTCTCACACACATTTTGGGGCAGAAGTGCATTTGTCACTGTATGCTAACCAGTACAGTTTGAGGTGCATGTGACGCAAGCTCTTCTGGTTTTGGAAGGCCTAGTTTTATACGATATAAACAGGACCATCAGTGGGAGCAAGAAATAATCTTGCTAAATaagtaatttttgctgtatttgTATCATACAAGACTTGATGCAGGCTGAAATTTGATTGCTGCTGCCTATAAGGGTTCATTGGCACTGGCAGGACTTCTGACTATGCTAAGAGCCCTGCGGTGTGCCGATATCACAGAGTTCTCCAGAGGGCAGTCTTAAAACTTTCTCAAGTTGATCTTGCTATTGGAACTTCTAAAGCAAGCTCCAAAACATCTGTGCTGGTTCTCATTAACCTGCTAAGTCTGTGGTCCACTGCTCCACAACTGTGAGATGAACTTTTTAGTGCGCTTTGTCTTTGTGAACGAAAAAGAATTTGTATTATGCACTGGCAAGGTTAACCCACCTTTCCAAAATACGTTTGTATGCTTGTTGGTCAGCATTTCTTCCAGCAAGACACTTCACAAAGTTGccttgctttttttgtttctacAAATAGTGACTACACAGGTTCCTCAAGACTGTGCTTACTTTTTTATTTAGGTGTAGTTACGCTGCTTGCAAAATATCAGTGTTGCGTATTTCTGGAGAAACTGTTGCAGACGCACCGTGCACTTGTACTTTCCGCACATGGAAGATGCACACTCTGAAACTTGCACTTGATGGGTGGATACTGTATCTGTGCGTCACAAAGAACAGAAAGTGAAGCTTGTTCAGTCTATATGTAACTggggcgaaaacagcgcgtagagcTTGCTTTAGAAGTTCcagtatgaacaaccaactagctcgaaatgTGTTGTTCCTATTCTATATGTAATGCTGCAATCATTTTGCATGTACCGATGTAGGCCACATACCTGTTGCACCAACTTTTTTCAGTCCGTATAATGCGATGCTCCGATTTCTTCGGACGTTGGCAAGTGCATTTTAGGACAGCAGTTGCTGTGACAAAAAGCTCCAGACTTATGCTGTTTTCTTCATGCTCTCCCTGTTACGAGTGTTGGTGTTTTAGATAAGGAGGCCACTCTGGCTTTTGCAGCATAAGGTTACACTCGGGTCAGATACTAAAGCTAGTAGGCTTCAGAACACATCCTGCCTGCATTGAATAGCCCTGTAGCAGAGAAAATGCTGATGAGAAGATTCATTTGTGCGCTATGTATTTAACTACAGCATTGGCCTATTCACTGCACAATGAGCCATATGAAACAGGCGTTTTTCATCTAAGTTACTGCCGAGCGCGTGAGTTTCCATATCGAGGCAACTTCAAGaaagcaaactttttttttgctattaacATCTATTTTTTGGAACTCAGGTGCGGAGTACTATATCTTTATACCAGCCACAACACTTTTTCTGAATTGTGCGTTGCACATTCATTCTCCAAAAAAATTGTTCCTATCGTTGTTACAAAGACTTCCCAGAAACAAAACTAGTCTTTGGACTCTTTTTGCAAAGTACTTACCTCATACATACAAACCAGGTGACACTTGCAATAGCACTCTGAAGTCTGCATAAACATTCTCGAACCAATGTACGTGTATTAACATTACACTGCTTTCACTCCATAAGCAGGGGCCAAAAAGGTTTTTTCTAACTGCAGCATATAACAGCTGGCTGGTGGCACTGGTCTGCAGTGGTGAGGCCCATGCAATGACTACAATAGCAATTTCTCAAATGCTGTAATATCAAAGAAGCTTTATGTGGCCCTTTCTTTATTCTGGTACTGCCTCTACCTCCCATCTGTTTGCTGCCATCAAAAGATACTACATTGAAATTGTGGATGTGTGTGAGAATTAAATTCAAATGTACCATTTCCTTTCCTAAATGAACTTGGGGACGACATCAATAGACAAATCCGCTCCTCTAGTATTAATAAAATAGGTAGTCTGAAAGAATGTGACATGACGATGGATGGTCGGTAAGCCATGCATAACTGAGAGCAAGTGAAACACTTTTTAACaagatagtgttaaagagcttgtttcagagggtgtcgtcgttggttgtgagtgaaaactcgtcgttgtccatgagcgaaaattcaagataaatgcaaatgaataaataaaaaatattcagtACGAGTGCGAATCGGACCCAGGCCATGTGCATGGCAAGCAGttgttctagcacagagccacgccagcatTTGAAACAGCTACGTAAAAAAATGCTATAAGGATGTCATGTAGGGGGAGGAGACTTttgaacgcatgtaatattgcgtggcagaattgtagaatcacaccaggtgtcaaaacatgcgaatcgcgcaacgagtgggtggtctaaagctgcccacccattacaaagtgggcagatgcgcgtggcaccttacaggcgcatagtgggtaccttgcaaatttgcaaaaggaaggattatggcgtagtgggcacctcgcaactgtacttgcagtaggcattctaggatagtttgagatggccaatgttacgcacacaaacgttcctttccttgcggcacggttgaaggcaatgcgcacgaggcccgattacgctattgcgttctactcttgaaggcgaagctcaagcgtcctccgatTTTGTAAAGAGCCAAACAACCACTTGCCCCACCTCAGGCTTCTACACCAGTTTAATAACCCTAATCTGGTTCCAAGAATCACCAAAACAGCCAAGTGGTCATAAACAATCATTTTAATGTCCTACAGCGTATGATATGTACAATGGAACACAGCAAcaacaatgaaaagaaaaaaaaaggaaaacttggaCGTTGTCAGATGTGCACAATGAATCCCGTACCGGGGCTGAGTACACTCCAGGTGAAGAGAAAAATGTAATGACTACCTATTACACACCCATGCCTTGAATGCGTGAACGTGGCATTCAGTGTTTTGTTATGGAGAGTACACAATACTGGTTTTAGTGTCTGTAGTTTTGGCAGTCACTGAACACTACAAAGTTGTGCCACACGCTACGGCTGCTAAGGAAAGAGAAGTGTATAACTGTCCTTTTCTCCCACGTATCACAAGTGAAACACATTCACATTAGTCTCTGTCCGTAACTATGTACACCAAACAGTCCTTAATTACACCGCATTCCCAAACATCAACTCAACTGCACCGGGGCTGCACTAAGCTCTTGAGCATGAGAAATGCCTCACCCTCTCTTTACACTGAAAAAACGTCATGCGATAGATGAGAAATACTTTGTGCCCTAGCAACTTTCAGCATGGCTTGCGAACGCATCCGAGACTGCGCCTCTTGACTCCTTTGCCATGTCTACATTAGCTTAAAACACCTTCGCAAAACCGTTAATGAATATTTCTTCACTGTAACAAACAACCCCCCCCTTAAAAAAGTGCAGCTTTAATCCGCCGCATCTGTTCAACATTCAGCACCACTCTCTTTCTGCATTGCATTCCAACAGTGAAATTGTGAGAGAAGTTTTAAAGACTGAAAAATGTCGCTGGTATGGAAACGCTTTGTGTCCCCGCACTGATGTGCCTGCCTCGAAGATATCTCCGCGACGCAACTTCTAGTGAAAACACTGCAGCGGGCTACTTGTCCTCACGCACTCAGTCCCAGTTGCCCTTTGCCTCAAAGGCTACTCAGGTCTATCTCTGCTGAACACAACAAATGAACGCCTGCGCAGCTGCTCATCAATAAACACCAAAACGCCTGCAGGTCGCTCCTTGCTGACTGCAGCTGGTGCACCTCTGGACGGCCAACCACACTCGCGTCCCTCGGCTTGCTTTCTTCCGGGCCTTGTTGAAGGCGACGGAGGTCGTGTTCAGGTCACTTGGCTGAGCGTGGTAGCCGTGCTCTCCGAAGGGTTGAGCATTGTGAGGTGTGTCAGGTCGGAGTGGAGCATCGAGAGGCTGTCGTCTGGTGGCGGGCACACCTTCTTCTGCAGGCTTTGAATGTAGCTCTGTGCGTCACCACAACGCCAGGCAGAACAGGTTTTTGTTGACGGGAAACCAGTCGGCCACAGCATGATAGTTGCCACAGTTGCCGCGTTCAGCAGGAGTAACATAAACAGGGAGAGGGAAaaggagggagagaaagaaggcgtGGTCTCTCAAACCCCGGGAACATCTCAGCTCACGTTTCATTTCGTTttgccaagaaagaaaaaagaaagccataGCTGTGCGTGAGAAGGCAGCCAAGATTTCACAGAGCCACAAACATGGAGAAAAGCAGTGGTACATTACTATGGCAGGACACAATTGCTCtggcgataaccttcatatcatTTTCTGTGCTGTTTCTGAAGTGGACACAAACACCTCCACTGTATTTCACGAGTCAATGAGTCATCATGCATTAAAATACTTGTCAAAATGTACAACTTGCATTCATTCTCATTGTAATAATTGCAGTTGCATTCACATTTACTCTGAATCTCACAAATCCAGCCACAGTTAAAGTACTAACTAAACGTTGTGCTCATTCAAAATAAACATGCACAGAGATAACACCTCCACTcttgtggtggtggtgatggctgCTGTATGTAATATACACTGAACATATGAACTTTCAGCCTAGTACACTTGCGTCTGCCACTCCTGTGTTCAAAAGTTCCAGTTGTGCTGAAAGAATATGCTGGTTAAAAAGCAGGAATCGTGCATGCTTGAAGTTGTGCAGTGTACCTTGAGGCATTTCTAGTGCAGTGCAAGACTGTGCAAAGGTTTTCAAGCAGATGCGTTAAGATAAGCGACAGAGGACCATGGCTGCAGAGGTAGGTACTGCATGCAGTGAGAGACCCAGGGATTCGAAAGGCCCACAACCATTAATGGTAAATAAAAGAGGAACATCTGCATCTATCACAATGCTTAAACAAGTCATATTTGTGAGCAGTTAAGGAATACAATCCATATTTATTTGGAACAATAGCAGTAGCTTTTATAGGCGTTAACCTTTGGCCTAGCAACACAGCTCTGGGGGATTATGATGGAGAACCTTGTCAATGATTTTCTTGTAAAGTTTTTGAAATATGCTGTGACAaggcacaaatgaaacagatgcAGCAAAGAAGGCTGGtctgtttctttttgtctgtTGGCAGTTTGTACTTTCATGGCTTTTCATAGTGTGGTTGTTTTTGGTATGTTACATAGGATTTCCATTAACACAGTGCATGTATGAAGACTTTTCGTCCACATTTGAAAAATTGTCGCACTGCTATAGATATACCACAGCAACCTGCTGTGTAAAATGAAGTTAATGTCAACAGGTTTCTGTTTTGAGCATGATAATTTAAGCATTACAGCAATTGCAAAAGTAGCTAGCCAAAATGCATAATAAAGCAACGTAagtaaatatataataaaaataatactAAAGAACTGTATTTATGAAACGTAGAAGCAAGCGACTTAAATGCATTTGACTTTTAATATGTCAAATGAAGGATTTTGATATACGTTAAGCACTGACCAATCGCTGGCAAAGGCAATGTTTTATCAGTGAGAAATACGTTGACTAAACTGCAAATTCATCACAGGAGTGACAGACTGTTGAGCAAAGTAGCTTTGGAATCGCAGACACATCATCTGTACAGTAATGACAAAAATGTTCACAATTGGTTACATAAATGCTACTCACAGAATGCTGTAAATTAGATAACTGCAACTAGCATTTTGACATCTGTCAATCATAGTACAATAAGCACAGGGCAAAAATGCTTGCGCTCTGTTCCAACAGCTGTCACACATTCGAGCTCTCTGCGTTAGGCCACCTCTTCAACTGGCATCATCCAGTAGCTTATTGTTACCTGTAGGAGGCTGTAAGTCACTCTAGCCAAAATTTAGTTGCTCTCTAGTAGTGCTAACTAATGCAGCTATTTCgccttctctccctctttttcttcaGTACATTCTCTTCCTCCTGTTTTGCCTTGTAAAACATGACACATTTAGTAGAGGCCATATCAATGACCGATTCACTTGCGCATGTCTACCTGCTCCAAAGCTCCCTTGGCTTGCCCACGTGTCTCACCTGAGAGATGACATCACCGTGAGCAGTCCGCACCTGGTACAGGTATCGATATTTGCGCTGTCGTTGCTCTGCACGAGATTCTTCTTGCCTTATTCTCTGCAGGTTGAGCTGACGAGACCTTCGGGATGGTCCAACTGCTGATGGGAGAAAGAAAATTATTTGCATGTTGCACGACAAGAGTAGACCACATAGAAGGAGCATGGCCAATTGGGTAGCACTGTTAAGACACTGAAGGATAGTTTTAGTGACAAGCTTCAATCATGCAAACTGTGTGTGGTCGCTGAAAAAGCGGTGTTGTGATCGAAACAACATCTTTCAAAGACTATGATGGCATCTAATGATAAAAATGGCGCATAAaggaaaatgacaaaaaaatcagAAAAGTGAGTATGCAACAGAAGCAATAAAATTTACGTGCATGTGTTCCGATTGATCTGCATGTTGATATATTGGGCTTCGTGTACAAGAACCCCGTCAGTTGATTGAAACAGTGGAAGAGTATGTAAGAAAGTCATTTATATGGGCAAACATCGTGGGAATGCATGCACATCCCAGTATATCCAGAGCAGCCACGCCTTGGTTTATGTGATGTTATGCACTCAGTGGCAGGGAGGCTACAGAGAATGTCAGCTACAGCAGGTAGAATGCTGCTATGGCTTTGCTACCGAGCTGATTGAGCAGACAGTAACAGTGCATCTTATTAGCTTTGTCATTTTTTGCAGCCAAACACACTGCGTGTAATTCCCACCTCTTGAAGCCTTCTAACCCTCTGTACATGGACTGCGCATGTGCCGTTGATACCACGACAGTGGTGGTGCCAACAGCTCGAACATGCCTAAGCATCTGTATAATTAATATGCTATTACAACAAAATTATAGCATTGCTATGAGTAAGTGTTCCATTTTCCTTCTGTAGAACATGGACAGACATTGTGTGTGAATAAATTGTAAACACACCAAGCATTTGCCTAACTACCTGAACATTTTATCCTTGCTAGCGCATTCAATTCAAATGGCAGATACATAACTGTGCCACTGTTGGACACAGCCTGTGGTGTATGTGGCATACAAGGCCATGGATGGGGAGGTTCTATGTATGCCATTTTGCCAGTGGATAGACCTGCAAGCCCAAGTTCATGTTCAGCAACCACAACACTTGCTTCAGAAGTGTCAATAGAGAAAAATATGATAAAATGCAACCTTCTTGTCCATCTTTAGCACTGCAGGGTGTAAATAATGGTAGCACCGCAACAATGGAAGGAGTGCAGCATGCAATATGTCCCACGTACCGTCAGAATGGTAGGTACCACGGCCTGTGAGCCTCCACTGTGTGATCACTCCGATGACAATGAGCAGCGGCCACAGAGCCAGGATGAGCCAGGAAAACCAGCACAGCGGCAGAGGAGGCTTAAGCAGAATCACACCCAGGGACCAGTCCGTCAGGCGTGACCGACTCACAAAGTAGTCCGAGCCCACGACCATCATGGCACCTCCATACACACTCGTGCCTAGAATAGTCAGGGCTGCACAAGGAAAGACATGTGTAAGCAAGTAGTTTGACCTTATATATCACAGCTGTATTCAATGCCTACTACACTATTTCAAGCCAATATGAACgcacttgcttaaaatgtactggTGAGCTAGTTGGATTGTCATAGCTTATGGCAGCATGCATCAAGAACAAGGACAAAACGGACATATAAAGACAGACACAGACGCGAGTGCTGACTGCTTCCGCGCTTACGTCTTTGTCATGTACGTCCTTGTTGTGATGCTACTTCAGCGCTTACGCCTTTGTCTATCTTTATGTGTctgttttgtccttgtttttgatgtgtgctgTCATAAGTGAATGAACTTGAGCAGTTTTATTACATTTGTTAGCATCCTGAATTAAGACGGCGAGCTGAGCAAGTTAGCAGGATAACATATCTGAATTAACAGTGATAAAAGCAAcatgagcgcttgtgttgtctgaATCTATGTCCCTTGTTTTCTCTGCCGTTTACTTAGCTGTCTATTCAGCTAGCTGCAGTCATAACGGCTCTCACTgcaaaaaattatggcagaaacCACCTCAACGCGACTGTAGACATTGCCATAATTATCTCTGAAGGAATGTGAAAAAGAAAGGAATTTGGAAGGTTCGTTTCTTTGTGTGACACAATCTTAATgtaaaccagcagataatgaagccaaggaaggtataggggacattaattgtactgttttaagtgtattgtagtaaacATAATATagatgtgaaaaaagtaaagtagATGAAatgacaacttgccaccggcagggaccgaacctgcaaccttttaATTATGTGCCCGAAAAGTTGCCTTTtagtccacttcactttcttcacatctatatgacaattactacaatacacataaaacagtacaattaatgtcccgTATAccttcttggcttcattatctactGGCTTTAATTAAGACTGAAGCAATGTAGTGACACACTGTATATACTGCTACTGCATAGTAACATTATGTATGAGGCAGGTACTCAGGCTCTTGCCTACAGTTTCCTATAGACATGCTGAACCATGCAGCGGTAGCGCTGCAGTGTCTGTGCAGGGCAGATGTTTGAATATGAACGATGCAGGTTCCATTCTGCCCAGCACTAGAAAAGATTTTTACATTTTTGAATTTATTTATGGAAGAGTGACACATATGTCAGTGGCACCTAGGCAGTGACCTATGTTGATGAGTAAGAAGTTTCACTGAAGAGTGGCAAATAGCCAACGACCTAATTTGGTCTAATGAAACCAAACTTGGTTCTCTCAAAACAACATCCCTACCCATATCAGACCATGAACTACATTGAGACCCAAGTCAACACGAAAGGAATTAGAGACAGACAGAGAATCATACTGCAGACTGGGTCACGTTCCCGAGGAATGCTAATcacattgaagggcattgagcaGGCCACAGTACCTTTCTGCCAGAAGAGGTTGAGCACAGCCCCGAAGATGCTGCAGGCAAGAAGGATGCCCACGGTCAGCCACACTGTGGATGGCGTATACCATATCCGCATCAAGGCTATGCTACCAAAGCCCGCAAACAGCCCTGTGTGAAAGCCTGTCAGGAAGAGGCCGGCATGCTGCACTAGCATGGTGATGAGGCCAAACAGCAGGCCCGCGCCGAGGGAGACACCTGCGTTGCCTGCTGTTGGCAGGAGGCTCTCCACAGTGCAGATCTTGAACACCACGAAGGAGCCAAAGAGGAAGCCCGTCAGGAACATCACAGCCTTGAAGCAGCGATACCCTGGGTGCAAAAGTAGTGGAAGCACAGGAAGAAATCAACAGTTGTAACAGTGGAACATTAGCTGTGCCATGAACACACATGGCATAATGCCTTCTCTTGAGAATCACTAGCAGTGGCAAGTCAGAAGCAACACAACTTGAATACCACTCATTTATAAAATAATGTGTTTTAACATTATTCTGCACAATATTGAAGTTATAAGCACCAGCCAGTGTAAAGAAAACTAGGATTTACAAATTACATTTTGGTGTTTCATGTGCCGAAACCATGCTTTGATATTGAGGCACACTCTGGTGGCATGCAGACTCCCcattaattttggccacctggtgttctttaacatgcacctaaatctatgtacacttGCACTTCTAGCATTTTGTCCCCATCAAAAGGCAGCGGCcatggctgggatcgaacccacaacctcagGATTCAGTTGCACCACACCATAGCCACTAAGTCATTGCAACAGATCCCGAGGACAACTAAATGCTCGACTCTGCAGGTAAAGTGCCTATTCAAAATATAAATGTACTAGAGTTTTACTTGTCTTGCTACATTATTTCTTTTCCTACAAACATTTAAATGACAACAAAGGTTTTCTTGGCAGGAGAATTTAACTACCTCTGCACTGACCAGACAACTATATGCGAATAGCGTCTCACTTTCCCTAGTTTGTGTCTGGCTGATATTTCCCTTCAGGCTATGCAACTCGGTCAAGTAGAGAGCTATTCAAACGAGCATGAGGGGTGAACTCACCATACAGCGTGTAGACAACACCAAACACCATGTACATGCCGCAGAGGATAGCTACTGGAATGTCATAATCAAAGACGAATTCTTCACAGTCCAAAGTTTCAGACGAGTTGGCATCTCGCCCGTGGTCGAAGAATTGGTCCTGCATTGTTGGGCTGGAGGAGTCCTGATAAAATAAGAAGAAAGGTGTATGTTCATTAGCACAAATATGTGCTATGATAATGTCACATGGAAGGGATCGGTGAGGAAGGCAGCAGTCACTCTTGTAGAGACGAAACTCATTATTGGGCTGACTTGagcccagaaaactaagtaactcaaagtacaagcaaagcaagCTGTacattgatcacggtgatcacAGTCGTCGACCGTCGGTAGCCTGGTTGTCGGCGGAACGAGTCGTCCTTGTACATCAGTGATTGAAACTTGCAGCGTTATCAGTGGTGTTCGTGTAAGCTCCCAAATAAACTAGGCTATTCGCATCCTGTgcataatcttaacagaacaatctgaaacaattgcgaagcttctcaaacatagCGGCGCGGCTTGCGCCGAACGGTGCTAACGGTTTTTTGCGGATGAAACCCGATCACAAGCAATTAAAGAAATAAGGGCACATGGCAATAACCTCTGCCCCATTTTGCATGTGCTTGTCATTAATACTTCCACATATTTTGCATATACACATGAAAGAAAGTTATAACAAATTTCTGTAGTGAGGACTCCTGACTAAGCGCAgctgacatcttttagccgcgaaagagcacaacacaaaggaaagaaacacacaacgacaggacgggcggcacttccaactgaattagactgagcgcaaacccagaaataaatatacaacatacacacatgcgcagtctcCACACCACCTTAGACTATCCAGCTATCAAACAATCTCTTTTCCGATCCATACAACgtcaccgacgtatcactgacacacctttctgctttctttctaatgtagtaggcttccatcaactcacgcgcagTCTGATTCTTGCTTCTGCCTAAAATCTTGATCTCTTTAAAACGTGGCTGACACTTGCAGGTTTTGCAATGCATA
Above is a window of Rhipicephalus sanguineus isolate Rsan-2018 chromosome 3, BIME_Rsan_1.4, whole genome shotgun sequence DNA encoding:
- the LOC119387627 gene encoding transmembrane protein 198 isoform X1 translates to MQDQFFDHGRDANSSETLDCEEFVFDYDIPVAILCGMYMVFGVVYTLYGYRCFKAVMFLTGFLFGSFVVFKICTVESLLPTAGNAGVSLGAGLLFGLITMLVQHAGLFLTGFHTGLFAGFGSIALMRIWYTPSTVWLTVGILLACSIFGAVLNLFWQKALTILGTSVYGGAMMVVGSDYFVSRSRLTDWSLGVILLKPPLPLCWFSWLILALWPLLIVIGVITQWRLTGRGTYHSDAVGPSRRSRQLNLQRIRQEESRAEQRQRKYRYLYQVRTAHGDVISQSYIQSLQKKVCPPPDDSLSMLHSDLTHLTMLNPSESTATTLSQVT
- the LOC119387627 gene encoding transmembrane protein 198 isoform X2, whose product is MQDQFFDHGRDANSSETLDCEEFVFDYDIPVAILCGMYMVFGVVYTLYGYRCFKAVMFLTGFLFGSFVVFKICTVESLLPTAGNAGVSLGAGLLFGLITMLVQHAGLFLTGFHTGLFAGFGSIALMRIWYTPSTVWLTVGILLACSIFGAVLNLFWQKALTILGTSVYGGAMMVVGSDYFVSRSRLTDWSLGVILLKPPLPLCWFSWLILALWPLLIVIGVITQWRLTGRGTYHSDVGPSRRSRQLNLQRIRQEESRAEQRQRKYRYLYQVRTAHGDVISQSYIQSLQKKVCPPPDDSLSMLHSDLTHLTMLNPSESTATTLSQVT